One Hevea brasiliensis isolate MT/VB/25A 57/8 chromosome 5, ASM3005281v1, whole genome shotgun sequence genomic region harbors:
- the LOC110635318 gene encoding BTB/POZ domain-containing protein At5g47800 isoform X2, with product MKFMKIGSRPDTFYTEEATRSVISDVPSDLVIQINNISYLLHKLQFTLLPKCGLLQRLCSGSDDSSTITLKLHDIPGGEEAFELCAKFCYGITINVCAHNFVPAFCAAKFLQMTESVEKGNFVLKLEAFFNSCILEGWKDSIVTLQTTAKLTEWSENLGIIRKCIDSIVEKILTPPAKVTWSYTYTRPGYKKSLQSIPRDWWTEDISNLDVDLFRCIITAIRSTYMLPPQLIGEALHVYACRWLPDTTRIRTPESSVSQTEDVFEKSRRILEAIVSMIPADRGSVSVGFLLKLLSIANYLGASPVLKAELIRKSSLQIDEATVSDLVFPSQSSSSQHFYDIDLVVPVIESYLMRWRRQPPETVENTQLIRTIRRIGKLIDTYLQMVARDKNMPVSKVVSLAEALPDIARKDHDNLYKAINIYLKEHPDLSKADRKRLCRSLDCQKLSPEVRAHAVKNERLPLRTVVQVLFFEQDKGSRATDPRMLTQELFQREKQMQISRDDLNKLHLGGDEQSVSTEGLRRTPVLESSSRDNQKKKRLEKNLQQLEIEIEEVEAKKGAREDGSSGSKLDPKKIIQSRSRSDHGRDKGRER from the exons ATGAAGTTTATGAAAATTGGATCTCGGCCAGATACCTTCTATACAGAAGAGGCTACTAG GTCTGTGATTTCGGATGTACCCAGTGATCTTGTTATACAGATTAATAACATTAGTTACCTTCTCCATAAG TTGCAGTTTACACTTCTTCCAAAGTGTGGCCTTTTGCAAAGACTATGTTCAGGTTCTGATGATTCAAGCACTATTACATTGAAGCTTCATGACATTCCGGGGGGAGAAGAAGCTTTTGAGTTGTGTGCCAAGTTTTGCTATGGCATAACAATCAATGTTTGTGCACATAATTTTGTACCTGCTTTTTGTGCAGCTAAGTTCCTTCAAATGACTGAATCGGTTGAGAAAGGAAACTTTGTTCTGAAACTCGAGGCCTTTTTCAATTCATGCATACTTGAAGGTTGGAAGGATTCCATTGTCACTCTTCAGACCACTGCAAAGTTGACTGAGTGGTCGGAAAACCTTGGAATCATCAGAAAATGCATTGATTCAATTGTCGAAAAAATACTTACCCCCCCTGCGAAG GTCACATGGTCCTACACTTATACCAGACCAGGGTACAAAAAGTCCCTGCAGTCTATCCCCAGGGATTGGTGGACGGAGGACATATCTAACCTTGATGTAGATCTCTTTAGATGTATAATCACTGCCATCAGATCAACATATATGCTGCCACCACAGCTTATCGGTGAAGCATTGCATGTATACGCCTGTCGTTGGTTACCAGACACTACAAGGATTAGAACCCCTGAGAGTTCAGTGTCTCAAACTGAAGATGTTTTTGAAAAGAGCAGAAGAATTCTTGAAGCCATTGTAAGTATGATTCCAGCAGACAGAGGATCAGTTTCAGTTGGTTTTTTACTAAAACTCCTGAGCATTGCAAACTACCTTGGAGCATCCCCAGTTTTGAAGGCAGAACTCATACGAAAATCTAGTCTGCAAATAGATGAGGCAACAGTGAGCGACTTAGTCTTTCCTTCACAGTCATCCTCCAGCCAGCATTTTTATGATATTGATTTGGTTGTGCCAGTAATAGAAAGTTACTTGATGCGATGGAGAAGACAACCACCTGAAACTGTGGAAAACACTCAACTTATTAGAACAATTAGAAGGATTGGAAAGCTTATTGACACTTACCTCCAAATGGTTGCAAGGGATAAGAACATGCCTGTATCAAAAGTAGTATCACTTGCTGAAGCCTTGCCAGATATTGCCAGGAAAGATCATGATAACCTTTACAAGGCTATCAACATTTATCTCAAG GAGCATCCTGATCTAAGCAAGGCAGATAGGAAGCGTCTCTGCAGAAGTCTAGACTGTCAAAAGTTGTCTCCAGAAGTGCGAGCCCATGCTGTCAAGAACGAGCGACTGCCATTGAGAACCGTTGTTCAAGTCCTCTTCTTTGAACAAGACAAAGGTTCCAGGGCAACCGATCCTAGAATGCTAACCCAGGAGTTATTCCAAAGAGAGAAACAGATGCAAATATCCCGTGACGACCTAAATAAGCTACATTTAGGTGGAGACGAGCAATCTGTCAGTACAGAGGGATTGAGAAGAACTCCAGTGCTTGAAAGCAGCAGTAGAGATAATCAAAAAAAGAAGAGACTAGAAAAAAATTTACAGCAGCTTGAGATTGAAATAGAGGAAGTAGAGGCCAAGAAGGGGGCTAGAGAAGATGGAAGTTCTGGAAGCAagttggatcccaagaaaataataCAAAGCAGAAGTAGATCAGACCATGGCCGTGATAAAGGTAGGGAAAGATAA
- the LOC110635318 gene encoding BTB/POZ domain-containing protein At5g47800 isoform X1, protein MKFMKIGSRPDTFYTEEATRCVLIYASPTFYIIQKFAYELYLMVFNLQCRSVISDVPSDLVIQINNISYLLHKFTLLPKCGLLQRLCSGSDDSSTITLKLHDIPGGEEAFELCAKFCYGITINVCAHNFVPAFCAAKFLQMTESVEKGNFVLKLEAFFNSCILEGWKDSIVTLQTTAKLTEWSENLGIIRKCIDSIVEKILTPPAKVTWSYTYTRPGYKKSLQSIPRDWWTEDISNLDVDLFRCIITAIRSTYMLPPQLIGEALHVYACRWLPDTTRIRTPESSVSQTEDVFEKSRRILEAIVSMIPADRGSVSVGFLLKLLSIANYLGASPVLKAELIRKSSLQIDEATVSDLVFPSQSSSSQHFYDIDLVVPVIESYLMRWRRQPPETVENTQLIRTIRRIGKLIDTYLQMVARDKNMPVSKVVSLAEALPDIARKDHDNLYKAINIYLKEHPDLSKADRKRLCRSLDCQKLSPEVRAHAVKNERLPLRTVVQVLFFEQDKGSRATDPRMLTQELFQREKQMQISRDDLNKLHLGGDEQSVSTEGLRRTPVLESSSRDNQKKKRLEKNLQQLEIEIEEVEAKKGAREDGSSGSKLDPKKIIQSRSRSDHGRDKGRER, encoded by the exons ATGAAGTTTATGAAAATTGGATCTCGGCCAGATACCTTCTATACAGAAGAGGCTACTAGGtgtgtgcttatttatgcatcacCAACCTTCTATATCATTCAAAAATTCGCATATGAGCTGTATCTGATGGTGTTTAATTTGCAATGCAGGTCTGTGATTTCGGATGTACCCAGTGATCTTGTTATACAGATTAATAACATTAGTTACCTTCTCCATAAG TTTACACTTCTTCCAAAGTGTGGCCTTTTGCAAAGACTATGTTCAGGTTCTGATGATTCAAGCACTATTACATTGAAGCTTCATGACATTCCGGGGGGAGAAGAAGCTTTTGAGTTGTGTGCCAAGTTTTGCTATGGCATAACAATCAATGTTTGTGCACATAATTTTGTACCTGCTTTTTGTGCAGCTAAGTTCCTTCAAATGACTGAATCGGTTGAGAAAGGAAACTTTGTTCTGAAACTCGAGGCCTTTTTCAATTCATGCATACTTGAAGGTTGGAAGGATTCCATTGTCACTCTTCAGACCACTGCAAAGTTGACTGAGTGGTCGGAAAACCTTGGAATCATCAGAAAATGCATTGATTCAATTGTCGAAAAAATACTTACCCCCCCTGCGAAG GTCACATGGTCCTACACTTATACCAGACCAGGGTACAAAAAGTCCCTGCAGTCTATCCCCAGGGATTGGTGGACGGAGGACATATCTAACCTTGATGTAGATCTCTTTAGATGTATAATCACTGCCATCAGATCAACATATATGCTGCCACCACAGCTTATCGGTGAAGCATTGCATGTATACGCCTGTCGTTGGTTACCAGACACTACAAGGATTAGAACCCCTGAGAGTTCAGTGTCTCAAACTGAAGATGTTTTTGAAAAGAGCAGAAGAATTCTTGAAGCCATTGTAAGTATGATTCCAGCAGACAGAGGATCAGTTTCAGTTGGTTTTTTACTAAAACTCCTGAGCATTGCAAACTACCTTGGAGCATCCCCAGTTTTGAAGGCAGAACTCATACGAAAATCTAGTCTGCAAATAGATGAGGCAACAGTGAGCGACTTAGTCTTTCCTTCACAGTCATCCTCCAGCCAGCATTTTTATGATATTGATTTGGTTGTGCCAGTAATAGAAAGTTACTTGATGCGATGGAGAAGACAACCACCTGAAACTGTGGAAAACACTCAACTTATTAGAACAATTAGAAGGATTGGAAAGCTTATTGACACTTACCTCCAAATGGTTGCAAGGGATAAGAACATGCCTGTATCAAAAGTAGTATCACTTGCTGAAGCCTTGCCAGATATTGCCAGGAAAGATCATGATAACCTTTACAAGGCTATCAACATTTATCTCAAG GAGCATCCTGATCTAAGCAAGGCAGATAGGAAGCGTCTCTGCAGAAGTCTAGACTGTCAAAAGTTGTCTCCAGAAGTGCGAGCCCATGCTGTCAAGAACGAGCGACTGCCATTGAGAACCGTTGTTCAAGTCCTCTTCTTTGAACAAGACAAAGGTTCCAGGGCAACCGATCCTAGAATGCTAACCCAGGAGTTATTCCAAAGAGAGAAACAGATGCAAATATCCCGTGACGACCTAAATAAGCTACATTTAGGTGGAGACGAGCAATCTGTCAGTACAGAGGGATTGAGAAGAACTCCAGTGCTTGAAAGCAGCAGTAGAGATAATCAAAAAAAGAAGAGACTAGAAAAAAATTTACAGCAGCTTGAGATTGAAATAGAGGAAGTAGAGGCCAAGAAGGGGGCTAGAGAAGATGGAAGTTCTGGAAGCAagttggatcccaagaaaataataCAAAGCAGAAGTAGATCAGACCATGGCCGTGATAAAGGTAGGGAAAGATAA
- the LOC110635318 gene encoding BTB/POZ domain-containing protein At5g47800 isoform X3, with translation MKFMKIGSRPDTFYTEEATRSVISDVPSDLVIQINNISYLLHKFTLLPKCGLLQRLCSGSDDSSTITLKLHDIPGGEEAFELCAKFCYGITINVCAHNFVPAFCAAKFLQMTESVEKGNFVLKLEAFFNSCILEGWKDSIVTLQTTAKLTEWSENLGIIRKCIDSIVEKILTPPAKVTWSYTYTRPGYKKSLQSIPRDWWTEDISNLDVDLFRCIITAIRSTYMLPPQLIGEALHVYACRWLPDTTRIRTPESSVSQTEDVFEKSRRILEAIVSMIPADRGSVSVGFLLKLLSIANYLGASPVLKAELIRKSSLQIDEATVSDLVFPSQSSSSQHFYDIDLVVPVIESYLMRWRRQPPETVENTQLIRTIRRIGKLIDTYLQMVARDKNMPVSKVVSLAEALPDIARKDHDNLYKAINIYLKEHPDLSKADRKRLCRSLDCQKLSPEVRAHAVKNERLPLRTVVQVLFFEQDKGSRATDPRMLTQELFQREKQMQISRDDLNKLHLGGDEQSVSTEGLRRTPVLESSSRDNQKKKRLEKNLQQLEIEIEEVEAKKGAREDGSSGSKLDPKKIIQSRSRSDHGRDKGRER, from the exons ATGAAGTTTATGAAAATTGGATCTCGGCCAGATACCTTCTATACAGAAGAGGCTACTAG GTCTGTGATTTCGGATGTACCCAGTGATCTTGTTATACAGATTAATAACATTAGTTACCTTCTCCATAAG TTTACACTTCTTCCAAAGTGTGGCCTTTTGCAAAGACTATGTTCAGGTTCTGATGATTCAAGCACTATTACATTGAAGCTTCATGACATTCCGGGGGGAGAAGAAGCTTTTGAGTTGTGTGCCAAGTTTTGCTATGGCATAACAATCAATGTTTGTGCACATAATTTTGTACCTGCTTTTTGTGCAGCTAAGTTCCTTCAAATGACTGAATCGGTTGAGAAAGGAAACTTTGTTCTGAAACTCGAGGCCTTTTTCAATTCATGCATACTTGAAGGTTGGAAGGATTCCATTGTCACTCTTCAGACCACTGCAAAGTTGACTGAGTGGTCGGAAAACCTTGGAATCATCAGAAAATGCATTGATTCAATTGTCGAAAAAATACTTACCCCCCCTGCGAAG GTCACATGGTCCTACACTTATACCAGACCAGGGTACAAAAAGTCCCTGCAGTCTATCCCCAGGGATTGGTGGACGGAGGACATATCTAACCTTGATGTAGATCTCTTTAGATGTATAATCACTGCCATCAGATCAACATATATGCTGCCACCACAGCTTATCGGTGAAGCATTGCATGTATACGCCTGTCGTTGGTTACCAGACACTACAAGGATTAGAACCCCTGAGAGTTCAGTGTCTCAAACTGAAGATGTTTTTGAAAAGAGCAGAAGAATTCTTGAAGCCATTGTAAGTATGATTCCAGCAGACAGAGGATCAGTTTCAGTTGGTTTTTTACTAAAACTCCTGAGCATTGCAAACTACCTTGGAGCATCCCCAGTTTTGAAGGCAGAACTCATACGAAAATCTAGTCTGCAAATAGATGAGGCAACAGTGAGCGACTTAGTCTTTCCTTCACAGTCATCCTCCAGCCAGCATTTTTATGATATTGATTTGGTTGTGCCAGTAATAGAAAGTTACTTGATGCGATGGAGAAGACAACCACCTGAAACTGTGGAAAACACTCAACTTATTAGAACAATTAGAAGGATTGGAAAGCTTATTGACACTTACCTCCAAATGGTTGCAAGGGATAAGAACATGCCTGTATCAAAAGTAGTATCACTTGCTGAAGCCTTGCCAGATATTGCCAGGAAAGATCATGATAACCTTTACAAGGCTATCAACATTTATCTCAAG GAGCATCCTGATCTAAGCAAGGCAGATAGGAAGCGTCTCTGCAGAAGTCTAGACTGTCAAAAGTTGTCTCCAGAAGTGCGAGCCCATGCTGTCAAGAACGAGCGACTGCCATTGAGAACCGTTGTTCAAGTCCTCTTCTTTGAACAAGACAAAGGTTCCAGGGCAACCGATCCTAGAATGCTAACCCAGGAGTTATTCCAAAGAGAGAAACAGATGCAAATATCCCGTGACGACCTAAATAAGCTACATTTAGGTGGAGACGAGCAATCTGTCAGTACAGAGGGATTGAGAAGAACTCCAGTGCTTGAAAGCAGCAGTAGAGATAATCAAAAAAAGAAGAGACTAGAAAAAAATTTACAGCAGCTTGAGATTGAAATAGAGGAAGTAGAGGCCAAGAAGGGGGCTAGAGAAGATGGAAGTTCTGGAAGCAagttggatcccaagaaaataataCAAAGCAGAAGTAGATCAGACCATGGCCGTGATAAAGGTAGGGAAAGATAA